The following proteins come from a genomic window of Gossypium raimondii isolate GPD5lz chromosome 5, ASM2569854v1, whole genome shotgun sequence:
- the LOC105768689 gene encoding mediator of RNA polymerase II transcription subunit 15a, whose amino-acid sequence MDTNNWRPTPPSGEPSMDSGDWRTTLQPDSRQRIVNKIMDTLKRHLPFSGQDGLSELRKIAVRFEEKIFTAASSQTDYLRRISLKMLTMETKSQNTMPNTGNNSKPPDPGSQGMQNQVHSQGQSVPIPLQCNQSQAHQQLLPQSVPNNMASAGVQSSAGLQSGMPPVSGLSQNPISNVVGQNSNIQNMSGILQNSMGQGMPSNIFANQQRQMQGRQQVVPQQQQQQLYHQQLQQTLMKQKIQQGNLQSSLLQSHMQQQQQQNLLPPTQLQSSQQSGMQTSSIMQPSALQSTLPGLQQNQQSSLQQSTQSMLQQHQQSVLRQQQQPQQTTSAGIHQQQTPMTQQSMMPQQQQQQHMMGQQANAANIPQNQLIGQQNSIADMQQQRLLGQSSNLQQQQQQQQLMAQQNNLSNMHQQQLGPQSNISGLQQQQQQLVGTQSGNSSMQTNQQSLHMLSQPKVALQQTQQTAPNLLPTQGQTSQQPQQQQQLMSQMQSQPTQLQQQLGLQQQPNQVQQNMQQRLQASGQTSSSLLQSQNLIDQQKQLYQSQRAVPETSSTSLDSTAQTGHSNGGDWQEDVYQKIKAMKETYFSELNEMHQKISAKLLQHDSFPQQPKSEQLEKLKIFKTMLERILHFLTVSKANIVPAFKDKLSSYEKQILNFINTNRPRKPVSALQQGQLPPPHMHSMQQPQPQSNQTQSHDNQMNPQLQSINLQGSMPTMQPNNMTSLQHNTLSSLPGVSTAQQTMLNSLQPGSNLDPGQGNALGSMQQVAPGSLQQNPASTSQQANLNSLSSQSGLSVLQQNMNPLQSNSNMLQHQHMKQQQEQQILQSQKYKQQRQMQHQIMQQKHQLMQQQQQQAKQQLPTQLQAHQMPQLHQMNDVNDMKQGISVKPGVFQQHLPAGQRQTYTHQQLKPGAQFPISSPQLHPAASPQMPQHSSPQIDQQSLLPSISKTGTPLQSANSPFVVPSPSTPLAPSPMPGESEKPAPGTSSLSNAANIGHQQGTGVQAGSQSLAIGTPGISASPLLAEFTDGTHANVLTTVSSKSNITEQPLERLMKAVKSMSPTALCASVSDIGSVVSMTDRIAGSAPGNGSRAAVGEDLVAMTKCRLQARNFITQDGMNGTKKMRRHTSAMPLNVVSSVGSINDSFKQLTGSETSDLESTATSTVKKPRIEANHALLEEIREINQQLIDTVVDISDEDVDPGTVATAAEGGEGTVVKCSFNAVALTSNLKSQYMSAQMSPIQPLRLLVPTNYPNCSPVLLDKFPVEVSKEYEDLSVKAKSKFSISLRTLSQPMSLGEIARTWDVCARAIISEHAQQSGGGSFSSKYGTWENCSMAA is encoded by the exons ATGGATACGAATAACTGGAGGCCTACTCCTCCTAGTGGAGAGCCCAGCATGGACAGTGGTGATTGGAGAACCACTTTGCAGCCTGACTCACGACAAAGAATTGTCAACAAGAT AATGGATACATTGAAGAGGCATCTTCCATTTTCTGGGCAAGACGGTTTAAGTGAACTTAGGAAAATTGCTGTGAGGTTCGAGGAAAAGATTTTTACAGCTGCAAGCAGTCAG ACTGATTATCTGAGAAGAATATCGTTGAAGATGCTTACAATGGAGACCAAGTCTCAGAATACCATGCCCAACACTGGGAATAACAGCAAACCACCTGATCCAG GTTCTCAGGGCATGCAGAACCAAGTTCACAGTCAAGGACAATCAGTTCCTATACCATTACAATGTAATCAGTCTCAAGCACATCAACAACTGTTACCCCAGAGTGTTCCGAATAACATGGCATCTGCTGGAGTTCAGAGTTCTGCTGGTTTACAATCTGGAATGCCTCCTGTATCTGGTCTATCTCAGAATCCTATATCTAATGTTGTTGGACAGAATTCCAACATCCAGAACATGTCTGGAATTTTGCAGAACTCAATGGGGCAAGGAATGCCTTCCAATATTTTTGCTAATCAGCAGAGGCAAATGCAAGGAAGGCAGCAGGTGGTTCCTCAACAGCAGCAGCAACAGCTATATCATCAGCAGCTGCAACAAACACTTATGAAGCAAAAGATTCAACAGGGGAATCTTCAGTCTTCACTCCTGCAGTCTCACATGCAGCAACAGCAGCAGCAAAACCTATTACCTCCTACTCAGTTGCAATCTTCCCAGCAATCTGGTATGCAAACATCATCCATTATGCAGCCATCAGCCTTGCAGTCAACTCTTCCTGGTCTTCAACAGAATCAGCAATCTTCTCTCCAACAGTCGACACAGTCCATGCTTCAGCAGCATCAACAGTCAGTTCTTAGACAGCAGCAACAGCCACAACAGACCACCAGTGCTGGTATTCATCAACAACAAACACCAATGACACAGCAGTCAATGATGCctcagcagcagcagcagcagcacaTGATGGGGCAGCAGGCAAATGCTGCAAATATACCACAGAATCAGTTAATTGGACAACAAAACAGTATTGCAGACATGCAGCAGCAGAGACTGCTAGGCCAGTCTAGTAATCTGCAGCaacaacagcagcagcagcagttAATGGCTCAACAAAACAACCTTTCAAATATGCATCAGCAACAGTTGGGTCCTCAGAGTAATATTTCAGGACTACAGCAACAGCAGCAGCAATTGGTTGGAACCCAGTCGGGTAACTCAAGCATGCAAACTAATCAACAATCTTTACACATGCTATCCCAGCCCAAGGTTGCACTCCAACAAACGCAGCAGACTGCACCTAATTTACTGCCAACTCAAGGACAGACATCACAGCAGCCACAACAGCAGCAGCAACTGATGTCTCAGATGCAATCACAGCCTACTCAGTTGCAGCAACAGTTGGGTTTGCAACAGCAGCCCAATCAAGTACAACAAAATATGCAGCAGAGACTTCAAGCATCAGGTCAAACATCAAGTTCCTTGCTTCAATCACAAAATTTGATAGATCAGCAAAAGCAGTTGTATCAATCACAGAGAGCTGTTCCGGAGACATCGTCAa CATCTTTAGATTCCACAGCTCAAACAGGACATTCTAATGGGGGTGATTGGCAAGAAGACGTCTATCAAAAG ATCAAGGCCATGAAAGAGACATACTTCTCTGAATTAAATGAGATGCACCAGAAAATTTCTGCCAAGTTGCTGCAG CATGATTCTTTTCCACAGCAGCCAAAGTCAGAGCAGCTTGAGAAGTTGAAAATATTCAAGACCATGTTGGAGCGTATTCTACATTTCTTAACAGTTTCCAAAGCTAATATAGTACCGGCTTTCAAGGACAAGTTGAGTTCGTATGAGAAGCAGATACTAAACTTTATAAATACCAATAGGCCAAGGAAGCCTGTCTCAGCTCTGCAGCAAGGACAGCTTCCTCCACCTCATATGCATTCCATGCAGCAGCCTCAACCTCAAAGTAATCAAACACAATCTCATGATAATCAAATGAATCCTCAGTTGCAGTCAATAAATTTACAAGGTTCTATGCCAACAATGCAGCCTAACAACATGACAAGCTTGCAGCATAATACCTTGTCTTCTTTACCTGGGGTTTCAACAGCACAGCAGACCATGTTAAATTCGCTGCAACCAGGTTCAAATTTGGATCCAGGACAAGGTAATGCTCTAGGCTCAATGCAGCAGGTTGCACCAGGATCTTTGCAACAGAATCCTGCGAGTACCTCCCAACAGGCAAATCTTAATAGTTTGTCATCACAAAGTGGGTTAAGTGTCCTGCAGCAAAATATGAATCCTCTCCAGTCAAATTCCAACATGCTTCAGCACCAGCATATGAAACAACAGCAGGAACAGCAAATTCTGCAGTCACAAAAGTACAAACAACAGCGGCAGATGCAGCATCAGATTATGCAGCAGAAGCATCAACTAATgcaacagcagcagcagcaagCAAAGCAACAGCTGCCCACTCAATTGCAGGCACACCAGATGCCACAGCTGCATCAGATGAATGATGTAAATGATATGAAGCAGGGGATTAGTGTTAAGCCAGGTGTTTTCCAACAGCACCTCCCAGCTGGCCAGCGTCAAACTTATACCCATCAACAGTTGAAACCAGGTGCTCAGTTTCCTATTTCTTCACCTCAACTCCATCCAGCTGCATCTCCTCAGATGCCTCAGCATTCTTCCCCACAGATTGATCAGCAGAGTCTGCTACCATCTATCTCAAAAACTGGAACCCCTTTGCAGTCTGCAAACTCACCTTTTGTTGTTCCTTCACCTTCAACTCCCTTGGCTCCATCACCTATGCCTGGGGAATCTGAAAAACCTGCTCCAGGCACTTCCTCTCTCTCAAATGCTGCAAATATTGGACACCAACAAGGAACTGGTGTTCAAGCAGGTTCTCAATCACTTGCAATTGGCACTCCTGGGATATCAGCCTCACCTCTGCTCGCAGAGTTCACTGATGGAACTCATGCTAATGTTTTGACAACTGTTTCTAGCAAGTCAAACATTACTGAGCAGCCTCTTGAACGTTTAATGAAGGCG GTGAAATCCATGTCGCCTACTGCATTGTGTGCTTCTGTAAGTGATATTGGCTCAGTTGTCAGCATGACTGACAGGATAGCTGGGTCAGCGCCAGGTAATGGGTCTAGAGCTGCAGTCGGTGAGGATCTGGTTGCTATGACAAAGTGTCGTCTACAAGCAAGAAATTTCATCACTCAAGATGGAATGAACGGGACAAAGAAAATGAGGCGCCACACTAGTGCCATGCCCCTAAATGTTGTATCATCTGTGGGTAGCATAAATGATAGTTTCAAACAGTTAACCGGTTCGGAGACATCTGACTTGGAGTCAACGGCAACATCTACTGTCAAGAAGCCAAGAATTGAG GCTAATCATGCCCTTTTGGAAGAAATAAGGGAAATAAATCAACAACTTATAGACACAGTTGTTGATATCAGTGATGAAGATGTTGATCCAGGTACGGTGGCAACAGCTGCTGAAGGGGGTGAAGGAACCGTTGTCAAGTGCTCCTTCAATGCTGTGGCTCTTACTTCAAACTTGAAATCACAGTACATGTCAGCCCAGATG TCACCAATTCAGCCCTTGCGTCTGCTAGTCCCCACAAATTATCCAAATTGTTCCCCCGTCCTATTAGACAAGTTCCCAGTTGAAGTCAG CAAGGAGTACGAAGACCTTTCAGTAAAAGCAAAGTCGAAGTTTAGTATATCATTGCGAACCCTTTCACAGCCTATGTCACTTGGTGAGATAGCAAGGACATGGGATGTTTGTGCCCGAGCCATTATTTCTGAGCATGCACAACAGAGTGGTGGGGGCAGCTTTAGCTCAAAATATGGGACTTGGGAGAATTGCTCGATGGCTGCATAG
- the LOC105767564 gene encoding uncharacterized protein LOC105767564: MDWFSWLSKTGLEPSLVYEYGLSFSHNELEEEDIVYLDHEFLQSMGISIAKHRLEILKLAGKTKGNQTSGWRPVVRRLMSAIKRTKRSLSKYMRAMVEREASALVVVNQRNKWKGGAMWKRKKRVGMGAEGRLLLTNGTHLPPITTVLKYQKKEKREKGSWLDGAEEMKWDAMFQDLKPT; encoded by the coding sequence ATGGACTGGTTTTCTTGGCTTTCAAAAACGGGCCTTGAGCCGTCCCTGGTTTACGAGTACGGCCTTTCATTTTCCCACAACGAGCTTGAAGAAGAAGACATAGTATACTTGGACCATGAGTTTCTCCAAAGCATGGGCATATCGATAGCTAAACACAGGCTGGAAATTCTCAAGCTTGCAGGGAAAACCAAAGGAAATCAGACGAGTGGTTGGAGACCAGTAGTGCGGAGGCTCATGTCGGCAATCAAGAGAACAAAAAGGAGCTTATCAAAGTACATGAGGGCAATGGTGGAGAGAGAAGCGTCGGCTCTTGTTGTTGTTAATCAAAGGAATAAATGGAAAGGTGGCGCAATGTGGAAGAGAAAGAAGAGGGTGGGGATGGGTGCAGAAGGGCGGCTGCTGCTCACCAATGGGACTCATCTTCCACCAATCACAACGGTGCTGAAGTAccagaagaaagagaaaagggaAAAGGGAAGTTGGTTAGATGGTGCTGAAGAGATGAAGTGGGATGCAATGTTCCAGGATTTGAAACCAACTTGA